Proteins from one Mycobacterium sp. HUMS_12744610 genomic window:
- the rapZ gene encoding RNase adapter RapZ: MSGQGELAQSPPGPHSEGSAAGIDVVLVTGLSGAGRGTAAKVLEDLGWYVADNLPPQLITRMVDFGLAAGSRITQLAVVMDVRSRGFTGDLDSVRTELATRNIAPRVVFLEASDATLVRRYEQNRRSHPLQGEQTLAEGIAAERKMLAPVRAGADLIIDTSTLSVRGLRESIERAFGGVAAASISVTVESFGFKYGLPMDADMVMDVRFLPNPHWVDELRPHTGQHPAVRDYVLAQPGAAEFLDAYHQLLNLVVDGYRREGKRYMTVAIGCTGGKHRSVAIAEALMQLLRGPNTGAQLSVRVLHRDLGRE; this comes from the coding sequence ATGAGCGGGCAGGGTGAGCTGGCCCAGAGCCCGCCGGGGCCGCACAGCGAAGGATCCGCCGCCGGCATCGACGTCGTCCTGGTGACCGGGCTGTCCGGGGCCGGGCGGGGCACCGCGGCCAAGGTGCTCGAGGACCTCGGCTGGTACGTGGCCGACAACCTCCCGCCGCAGCTGATCACCCGGATGGTCGATTTCGGTCTGGCCGCCGGGTCCAGGATCACCCAGCTGGCGGTCGTGATGGACGTCCGGTCGCGCGGGTTCACCGGGGATTTGGATTCGGTGCGCACCGAGCTGGCCACCCGCAACATCGCCCCGCGGGTGGTCTTCCTGGAGGCTTCCGACGCCACCCTGGTGCGCCGCTATGAGCAGAACCGCCGCAGCCACCCGCTACAGGGTGAGCAGACTTTGGCCGAGGGGATCGCCGCCGAACGCAAGATGCTGGCCCCGGTGCGCGCCGGCGCCGACCTGATCATCGACACCTCGACGCTGTCGGTGCGGGGTCTGCGGGAAAGCATCGAGCGGGCCTTCGGCGGCGTCGCCGCCGCGTCCATCAGCGTCACCGTCGAGTCGTTCGGGTTCAAATACGGGCTGCCCATGGACGCCGACATGGTGATGGACGTGCGATTCCTGCCCAACCCGCACTGGGTCGACGAGCTGCGTCCCCATACGGGCCAACACCCGGCGGTGCGCGACTACGTGTTGGCCCAGCCCGGCGCGGCCGAGTTCCTCGACGCCTACCATCAGCTGCTGAACCTGGTCGTCGACGGCTACCGCCGGGAGGGCAAGCGCTACATGACGGTCGCGATCGGCTGCACCGGCGGCAAGCATCGCAGCGTCGCGATCGCCGAGGCGCTGATGCAGCTGCTGCGGGGCCCCAACACCGGAGCCCAACTGTCGGTGCGGGTGCTGCACCGGGACCTGGGCCGCGAATGA
- a CDS encoding CDGP domain-containing protein, with protein sequence MNRGIVGGLTALLLAAELVASAPPAQAGCVYGGGVISKCDGPVQPDGTWQRCVAVPRLIPSGASSFLVPDGHCDEMGPGQPPADPGFADPPTHIDD encoded by the coding sequence ATGAATCGCGGCATCGTCGGGGGACTGACTGCCCTGCTGCTGGCCGCGGAACTGGTCGCCTCGGCACCGCCGGCCCAAGCCGGCTGCGTGTACGGGGGAGGGGTGATCAGCAAGTGCGACGGACCCGTCCAGCCCGACGGCACCTGGCAACGTTGCGTGGCGGTGCCCCGCCTGATCCCCAGCGGTGCCAGTTCCTTCCTGGTGCCCGACGGGCACTGTGATGAGATGGGCCCCGGCCAGCCGCCCGCCGATCCAGGCTTCGCCGACCCGCCGACCCACATCGACGACTGA
- a CDS encoding riboflavin synthase, which yields MFTGIVEELGEVTGRDVLSDAARLTIRGPVVTADAGHGDSIAVNGVCLTVAELLADGQFTADVMAETLNRSNLGDLEVGSRVNLERAAAVNSRLGGHIVQGHVDGTGQVVARTPSEHWEVVRIAVPAALARYVVEKGSITVDGISLTVSGLGAEQQDWFEVSLIPTTRELTTLGRAPVGARVNLEADVIAKYVERLMST from the coding sequence ATGTTCACCGGAATTGTCGAGGAACTCGGGGAGGTGACCGGCCGCGATGTCCTGTCCGACGCCGCGCGCCTGACCATCCGCGGGCCCGTCGTCACCGCCGACGCCGGGCACGGCGACTCGATCGCCGTCAACGGCGTCTGCCTGACGGTCGCCGAGCTGCTGGCCGACGGCCAGTTCACCGCCGACGTGATGGCCGAAACCCTGAACCGCTCCAACCTGGGCGACCTCGAGGTGGGCAGCCGCGTCAACCTGGAACGGGCCGCCGCTGTCAACAGCCGGCTCGGCGGCCACATCGTGCAGGGCCATGTCGACGGCACCGGGCAGGTGGTCGCGCGCACCCCCTCCGAGCACTGGGAGGTGGTCCGGATCGCGGTCCCCGCGGCGTTGGCCCGCTATGTCGTCGAGAAGGGGTCGATCACCGTCGACGGCATCTCCCTGACGGTCTCGGGCCTGGGCGCCGAACAGCAGGACTGGTTCGAGGTGTCCCTCATCCCCACGACCCGCGAGCTGACCACGCTGGGCCGCGCACCGGTGGGGGCGCGGGTCAACCTCGAGGCCGACGTCATCGCCAAATATGTTGAGCGGTTGATGTCCACGTAG
- a CDS encoding PPE family protein, with amino-acid sequence MASPPEVHSTLLSSGPGPVSLLAAAAAWNSLSAEYASTADELGAVLAAVQAGAWQGPSAESYVAAHVPYLAWLLQASADSAATAAQHEAAAAAYTAALTAMPSLAELAANHAVHAVLLATNFFGVNAIPIALNEADYARMWVQAATTMATYQAVSGAAVSSTPRPAPAPQIQKSAANSSSSNQDSGPRPNQLSWWTTRAQEVANAIGQDLSGFPSNPAAAITRLETDPLLVSELPHWEGEAINTFAPQLQQLTQVVEALGIAPLPTPAFAGLAGLAGLAQPAAAAPAVVAPAPVGAPAPATPAPVVGVVPTTPTPAPVPAPAPAAMPAPTPTSGAAGPPAPPPAPPPTVHAFSHPYVVGPPGGAAGSPMRVRPPAVARAAEPAAAAAAAADVPELARRRGRRGTKVIDRGFRHEYPELESTAAALASAAGAGAAGFAGTSQRADAAEAAGLATLTGDSPGTGPGMPMLPRSWDADD; translated from the coding sequence ATGGCCTCGCCGCCGGAGGTGCATTCGACGCTGCTCAGCAGCGGCCCGGGCCCGGTTTCGTTGCTTGCGGCGGCCGCGGCGTGGAACTCGCTCAGCGCCGAATACGCCTCGACAGCCGACGAACTCGGTGCCGTGCTGGCCGCGGTGCAGGCCGGGGCGTGGCAGGGCCCCAGCGCGGAGTCCTACGTGGCCGCGCACGTGCCGTACCTGGCGTGGTTGCTGCAGGCCAGTGCCGACAGCGCGGCGACGGCCGCCCAGCACGAGGCCGCGGCCGCGGCCTACACCGCCGCCCTGACGGCCATGCCCTCGCTGGCCGAGCTGGCCGCCAACCACGCCGTCCACGCGGTTCTGCTGGCGACGAACTTCTTCGGGGTCAACGCCATTCCGATCGCGCTCAACGAGGCCGACTACGCGCGGATGTGGGTCCAGGCGGCCACCACCATGGCGACGTATCAGGCGGTGTCGGGCGCCGCGGTGTCGTCGACGCCGCGCCCCGCCCCGGCACCGCAGATACAGAAGTCCGCCGCCAACAGCTCCTCGTCAAACCAGGACAGCGGGCCACGACCCAATCAGTTGAGCTGGTGGACGACCCGGGCCCAAGAGGTGGCCAACGCCATCGGGCAGGACTTGTCGGGGTTTCCGTCCAACCCCGCCGCGGCGATCACCCGCTTGGAAACCGATCCCCTACTCGTCAGCGAACTTCCACACTGGGAAGGCGAAGCCATCAACACGTTCGCGCCGCAACTGCAGCAGCTCACGCAGGTGGTGGAGGCACTGGGCATCGCGCCGCTGCCGACTCCGGCGTTCGCCGGGCTGGCGGGGTTGGCCGGGCTGGCCCAGCCGGCCGCCGCCGCGCCGGCCGTCGTCGCCCCCGCGCCGGTGGGCGCGCCGGCCCCGGCCACGCCGGCTCCGGTGGTCGGGGTGGTCCCGACCACCCCCACGCCCGCCCCGGTGCCGGCCCCGGCACCCGCGGCCATGCCGGCGCCGACCCCCACGAGCGGCGCCGCTGGGCCGCCGGCGCCGCCACCGGCACCGCCACCCACCGTCCACGCCTTCAGCCACCCCTACGTGGTCGGTCCGCCCGGGGGCGCCGCGGGCTCGCCGATGAGAGTGCGGCCCCCCGCCGTCGCCAGGGCGGCCGAACCCGCCGCCGCGGCCGCCGCGGCCGCGGACGTGCCCGAGTTGGCGCGCCGACGCGGGCGGCGGGGAACCAAGGTGATCGACCGCGGATTCCGCCATGAGTATCCGGAATTGGAGTCCACCGCCGCGGCGCTGGCGTCGGCGGCGGGCGCGGGCGCCGCGGGATTCGCCGGCACCTCGCAGCGGGCCGACGCCGCCGAGGCGGCCGGACTGGCCACGCTGACCGGCGACTCGCCGGGCACCGGCCCGGGCATGCCGATGCTGCCTCGCAGCTGGGATGCCGACGACTGA
- a CDS encoding YvcK family protein codes for MNPAGSPPGSQSIVALGGGHGLYATLSAARRLSPHVTAVVTVADDGGSSGRLRNELDIVPPGDLRMALAALASDSPHGRLWATILQHRFGGSGALAGHPIGNLMLAGLSEVLGDPVAALDELGRILGVKGRVLPMCPIALQIEADVSGLEADPRMFRLIRGQVAIATTPGKVRRVRLLPGNPPATRQAVDAIMAADLVVLGPGSWFTSVIPHVLVPELAAALRSTTARRALVLNLVAEPGETAGFSVERHLHVLAQHAPDFTVHDVIIDADRVPSDRERDHLRRTATLLQAQVHFADVSRPGTPLHDPGKLAAALDGVRVGNKDSSVPSATATEEIRIDGDRPQTGADGAAGNGPRGDDAWR; via the coding sequence ATGAACCCGGCAGGAAGCCCGCCGGGCAGTCAGAGCATCGTCGCGCTGGGCGGTGGGCACGGTTTGTACGCGACGCTGTCCGCGGCCCGCCGGCTGAGCCCACACGTCACCGCGGTGGTCACCGTCGCCGACGACGGTGGCTCGTCGGGCCGGCTGCGCAACGAACTGGACATCGTGCCTCCGGGTGACCTGCGGATGGCGTTGGCGGCGTTGGCATCTGACAGCCCGCACGGCCGGCTGTGGGCGACCATCCTGCAGCATCGCTTCGGCGGCAGCGGTGCCCTGGCCGGGCACCCCATCGGCAACCTGATGCTTGCCGGCCTGTCCGAGGTGCTGGGCGACCCGGTCGCGGCCCTCGACGAGCTCGGCCGCATCCTCGGCGTCAAGGGCAGGGTGCTGCCGATGTGCCCGATCGCGCTGCAGATCGAGGCCGACGTGTCCGGCCTGGAGGCCGACCCGCGCATGTTCCGGCTGATCCGCGGGCAGGTGGCCATCGCGACGACGCCGGGCAAGGTGCGAAGGGTCCGGCTGCTGCCCGGCAACCCGCCGGCGACCCGGCAGGCCGTCGACGCGATCATGGCCGCCGACCTGGTGGTGCTCGGGCCCGGGTCGTGGTTCACCAGCGTGATCCCCCATGTGCTGGTGCCGGAGCTGGCCGCGGCGCTGCGCTCCACCACCGCCCGCCGCGCGCTGGTGCTCAATCTGGTGGCCGAACCGGGGGAGACGGCCGGCTTCTCGGTGGAGCGCCATCTGCACGTGCTGGCCCAGCACGCGCCCGATTTCACCGTCCACGACGTCATCATCGACGCCGATCGGGTCCCCAGCGACCGCGAGCGCGACCATCTGCGCCGCACGGCGACATTGCTGCAAGCCCAGGTGCACTTCGCTGACGTGTCCAGACCTGGTACACCTTTACATGACCCGGGCAAGCTCGCGGCCGCCCTGGACGGAGTGCGGGTGGGCAACAAGGACTCGTCGGTGCCCAGCGCGACAGCCACCGAAGAGATTCGGATCGACGGTGACCGCCCGCAGACCGGGGCGGATGGAGCGGCTGGCAACGGACCGAGGGGTGACGACGCGTGGCGATGA
- a CDS encoding bifunctional 3,4-dihydroxy-2-butanone-4-phosphate synthase/GTP cyclohydrolase II — MTRLDSVERAVADIAAGKAVVVIDDEDRENEGDLIFAAEKATPELVAFMVRYTSGYLCVPLDGAICDRLGLLPMYAVNQDKHGTAYTVTVDAKNGVGTGISASDRATTMRLLADPDSAATDFTRPGHVVPLRAKDGGVLRRPGHTEAAVDLARMAGLRPAGAICEIVSQKDEGAMAQTDELRVFADEHNLALITIADLIEWRRKHEKHIERIAEARIPTRHGEFRAIGYSSIYEDVEHVALVRGEIAGPNADGDDVLVRVHSECLTGDVFGSRRCDCGPQLDAAMAMVAREGRGVVLYMRGHEGRGIGLMHKLQAYQLQDAGEDTVDANLKLGLPADARDYGIGAQILVDLGVRSMRLLTNNPAKRVGLDGYGLHIIERVPLPVRANAENIRYLMTKRDRMGHDLAGLDDYFHESVHLPGEFGGAL; from the coding sequence ATGACGAGGTTGGACTCCGTCGAAAGGGCGGTAGCCGACATTGCGGCCGGTAAGGCCGTCGTCGTCATCGATGACGAGGACCGCGAGAACGAGGGCGACCTGATCTTCGCCGCCGAGAAGGCGACTCCGGAGCTGGTGGCGTTCATGGTCCGCTACACCTCGGGCTACCTGTGTGTGCCGTTGGACGGCGCGATCTGCGACCGGCTCGGCCTGTTGCCGATGTACGCGGTGAACCAGGACAAGCACGGGACGGCATACACCGTCACCGTCGATGCGAAAAACGGTGTGGGAACCGGTATTTCGGCATCGGATCGGGCCACCACCATGCGGCTGCTGGCCGACCCGGACAGCGCCGCCACCGACTTCACCCGCCCGGGTCACGTTGTCCCGTTGCGCGCCAAGGACGGTGGCGTGCTGCGTCGGCCCGGCCACACGGAGGCCGCCGTCGACCTCGCCCGGATGGCGGGACTGCGGCCCGCCGGCGCGATCTGCGAGATCGTCAGCCAGAAGGACGAGGGCGCGATGGCCCAGACCGACGAGCTGCGGGTCTTCGCCGACGAGCACAACCTCGCGCTGATCACTATCGCCGACCTGATCGAGTGGCGGCGCAAGCACGAGAAGCACATCGAGCGCATCGCCGAGGCGCGGATCCCGACCCGGCACGGCGAGTTTCGCGCGATCGGCTACAGCAGCATCTACGAGGACGTCGAACACGTGGCGCTGGTCCGCGGCGAGATCGCCGGCCCCAACGCCGACGGCGACGACGTGCTGGTCCGCGTGCACTCCGAATGCCTGACCGGCGACGTGTTCGGCTCGCGCCGCTGCGACTGCGGCCCGCAGCTCGACGCCGCGATGGCCATGGTCGCCCGCGAGGGCCGGGGCGTGGTGCTCTACATGCGCGGTCACGAGGGCCGCGGCATCGGCCTGATGCACAAGCTGCAGGCCTACCAGCTGCAGGACGCCGGCGAGGACACCGTGGACGCCAACCTGAAACTCGGGTTGCCGGCCGATGCAAGGGATTACGGCATCGGCGCGCAGATCCTGGTCGACCTCGGCGTGCGCTCGATGCGGCTGCTGACCAACAACCCCGCCAAACGGGTCGGCCTGGACGGGTACGGGTTGCACATCATCGAGCGGGTCCCGCTTCCGGTGCGGGCCAACGCCGAGAACATTCGCTACCTGATGACCAAGCGGGACCGGATGGGCCACGATCTGGCCGGCCTCGACGACTACTTCCACGAATCCGTGCATCTGCCAGGGGAATTCGGTGGTGCCCTGTGA
- a CDS encoding PH domain-containing protein: MTDAPDHDDWDVVLRPHRTLPFVYSAAFLIAAAHIAVGLLLKIKSTGVIFQTADQVAMAALGLVIGGVVLLFARPRLRVGAAGLSVRNLLGDRLIPWPDVVDVSFPPGSRWARIDLPDDEYIPVMAIQAVDKERAVAAMDTVRSLVARYQPGR, translated from the coding sequence GTGACCGACGCACCGGACCACGACGACTGGGACGTCGTGCTGCGCCCGCATCGCACGCTGCCCTTCGTCTACTCCGCGGCCTTCCTGATCGCCGCCGCGCACATCGCGGTGGGCCTGCTACTCAAGATCAAATCCACCGGGGTGATATTCCAGACGGCCGACCAGGTCGCGATGGCGGCGCTGGGCCTGGTCATCGGCGGTGTCGTGCTGTTGTTCGCGCGGCCGCGGCTGCGGGTGGGCGCGGCCGGGCTCTCGGTGCGTAACCTGTTGGGCGATCGGCTGATCCCGTGGCCGGACGTGGTCGACGTGTCGTTTCCGCCGGGCAGTCGCTGGGCGCGGATCGACCTGCCCGACGACGAGTACATCCCGGTGATGGCGATCCAGGCCGTCGACAAGGAGCGCGCCGTGGCGGCCATGGACACCGTGCGGTCCCTGGTGGCCCGGTACCAACCCGGCCGGTGA
- a CDS encoding LppX_LprAFG lipoprotein, protein MQTRRLLGALASLGIAAALIAGCSSGSKPSGGPLPDANTLIKQSAQTTKNVKSAHLVLTVTGKVPGMPIKNLTGDLTTTPATAASGNTTITLGGSDINADFIVVDGTLYATLTPNKWSDFGKASDIYDVSVILNPDTGLANALSNFSDAKAEGRDTIDGQTTIRISGNVTADAVNKIAPPFGASGPVPATIWIQENGEHELVRANLQKSKGNAVQMTLSKWGETVQVSKPPVSS, encoded by the coding sequence ATGCAGACCCGCCGCCTGTTGGGCGCCCTCGCATCCCTGGGCATCGCCGCCGCCCTGATCGCCGGCTGTTCGTCGGGATCCAAGCCGAGCGGCGGGCCGCTGCCGGACGCAAACACCCTGATCAAGCAGTCCGCGCAGACCACCAAAAACGTCAAGAGCGCCCACCTGGTGCTGACCGTGACCGGCAAGGTCCCGGGGATGCCGATCAAGAACCTGACCGGTGACCTCACCACGACGCCGGCCACCGCCGCGAGCGGAAACACGACGATCACGCTCGGCGGCTCGGACATCAATGCCGACTTCATCGTCGTCGACGGGACCCTGTATGCCACGCTGACGCCCAACAAATGGAGCGATTTCGGCAAAGCCTCCGACATCTACGACGTCTCGGTGATCCTCAACCCGGACACCGGCCTGGCCAACGCGCTGTCGAACTTCAGCGACGCCAAGGCCGAGGGCCGCGACACCATCGACGGGCAGACCACCATCCGGATCAGCGGCAACGTCACCGCCGACGCGGTCAACAAGATCGCCCCGCCGTTCGGCGCGTCGGGCCCGGTCCCGGCGACGATCTGGATCCAGGAGAACGGCGAGCATGAGCTGGTGCGGGCCAACCTGCAGAAGAGCAAGGGCAACGCGGTGCAGATGACGCTTTCGAAGTGGGGCGAGACCGTTCAGGTCAGCAAGCCCCCGGTGAGCTCGTGA
- a CDS encoding cupin domain-containing protein yields MPTARHPDITTEFCGGATVEPSLAWLLSPLPVQTFLDDIWGATRYHIKRDCPGYFDGLLPGPSVVDGLLDHLRAEPSVLCLVKGEQNRDPATYRRPDGSLDPAGVRDGHAAGYTIVADNLERYVRTIGSLAHAIEVELNFPTQVNGYVTPPRSRGFVPHYDHHDVLILQIQGSKVWHLYGDTPVAPHEMQQRKVVTAAELPAPTHLRMDAGDTLYLPRGQIHAAETTSETSVHLTVGIHAPTVLTLITHALHMLSFRDDRIHDRLPPRHLDDAGVRARLGELVRDIVEGPDVVPEGLGAMEDLLVRRGRCPPVGRGASAAGIDGYTLVVKHEPLYSRVVTGAGGVALQFAQLLISVGADHEAALRFLAKRTGPFRVRDLPGLTTAQQTELARTLIVTGFLVRQPDD; encoded by the coding sequence ATGCCGACAGCGCGTCACCCGGACATCACCACGGAGTTTTGCGGAGGGGCCACCGTCGAACCGTCGCTAGCCTGGTTGCTCTCACCGCTGCCGGTGCAGACCTTCCTCGACGACATCTGGGGAGCCACGCGCTACCACATCAAACGAGACTGCCCGGGCTACTTCGACGGCCTGCTGCCCGGCCCCTCGGTGGTCGACGGGCTCCTCGATCACCTGCGGGCGGAGCCGTCGGTGCTGTGCCTGGTCAAGGGCGAGCAGAACAGGGACCCCGCCACCTATCGGCGCCCCGACGGCAGCCTGGATCCCGCCGGTGTCCGCGACGGCCACGCCGCCGGTTACACGATCGTCGCCGACAACCTCGAGCGCTACGTGCGCACCATCGGGTCGCTGGCCCACGCGATCGAGGTGGAGCTGAACTTCCCGACCCAGGTCAACGGCTACGTCACGCCACCCCGATCGCGGGGATTCGTGCCGCATTACGACCATCACGACGTGTTGATCCTGCAGATCCAGGGGTCCAAGGTCTGGCATCTCTACGGCGACACCCCGGTGGCGCCGCACGAGATGCAACAGCGCAAGGTCGTCACCGCGGCCGAGCTGCCGGCGCCGACCCACCTGCGTATGGACGCCGGGGACACGCTGTACCTGCCGCGCGGGCAGATCCACGCGGCCGAGACGACCTCGGAGACGTCCGTCCACCTGACCGTCGGGATCCACGCGCCGACCGTGCTCACGCTGATCACCCACGCGCTGCACATGCTCAGCTTCCGCGACGACCGCATCCACGACCGGCTCCCGCCGCGGCATCTCGACGACGCCGGCGTGCGCGCGCGCCTGGGCGAACTCGTGCGCGACATCGTCGAGGGCCCGGACGTCGTCCCGGAAGGACTCGGCGCGATGGAGGACCTTCTGGTCCGGCGCGGCAGGTGCCCACCGGTCGGACGGGGCGCGAGCGCCGCCGGGATCGACGGATACACGCTGGTGGTGAAGCACGAACCGCTCTACTCGCGGGTGGTCACCGGCGCCGGCGGCGTCGCCCTGCAGTTCGCCCAGCTGCTGATCAGCGTCGGCGCCGACCACGAAGCCGCCCTGCGGTTCCTGGCGAAGCGCACCGGGCCGTTCCGGGTCCGCGACCTGCCCGGGCTCACCACGGCCCAGCAAACGGAGCTCGCACGGACGTTGATCGTGACCGGATTCCTCGTCCGCCAACCCGACGACTGA
- the ribH gene encoding 6,7-dimethyl-8-ribityllumazine synthase, with protein sequence MSPAAGVPEVPALDASQLRLAIVASTWHSTICDALLAGARKVASDSGIDSPTVVRVTGAIEIPVVAQELARNHDAVIALGVVIRGETPHFDYVCDAVTQGLTRVALDASTPIANGVLTTNTEAQALDRAGLPSSSEDKGAQATAAALTTALTLRDLRARS encoded by the coding sequence ATGAGTCCCGCCGCCGGTGTGCCGGAGGTGCCCGCGCTGGACGCGTCGCAGCTGCGGCTGGCGATCGTGGCGAGCACCTGGCACAGCACGATCTGCGATGCGCTGCTGGCGGGGGCCCGCAAGGTGGCCTCCGATTCCGGCATCGACAGCCCGACGGTGGTCCGCGTGACCGGGGCCATCGAGATCCCGGTGGTGGCCCAGGAGCTTGCCCGCAACCACGATGCGGTGATCGCCCTGGGCGTCGTGATCCGCGGTGAGACACCGCATTTCGACTATGTCTGCGACGCGGTGACCCAGGGGCTGACCCGGGTCGCGCTGGACGCCTCGACCCCGATCGCCAACGGGGTGCTGACCACCAACACCGAGGCGCAGGCGCTCGACCGGGCCGGGCTGCCCTCCTCGTCGGAGGACAAGGGCGCCCAGGCGACCGCGGCCGCCCTGACCACCGCCCTGACGCTGCGTGACCTGCGCGCCCGGTCGTGA
- the uvrC gene encoding excinuclease ABC subunit UvrC codes for MPDPATYRPAPGSIPLEPGVYRFRDPHGRVIYVGKAKSLRSRLTSYFADVAGLHPRTRQMVTTAAKVEWTVVTTEVEALQLEYNWIKEFDPRFNVRYRDDKSYPVLAVTLGEEFPRLMVYRGPRRKGVRYFGPYSHAWAIRETLDLLTRVFPARTCSGGVFKRHKQIDRPCLLGYIDKCAAPCIGRVSAEEHRRIVDDFCDFLSGKTDRFARELEQQMNAAAERLDFERAARLRDDLSALKRAMEKQAVVFGDGTDADVIAFADDELEAAVQVFHVRGGRVRGQRGWIVEKSGDPNDSGEEQLVEQFLTQFYGEQAELGGAADEAANPVPREVLVPCLPSNAEQLSSWLAGLRGSRVNLRVPRRGDKKALAETVQRNAKEALQQHKLKRAGDFNARSAALQNIQDALGLADAPLRIECVDVSHVQGTDVVASLVVFEDGLPRKSDYRHFAVREAAGQGRSDDVASIAEVTRRRFLRHLNDQQDPNMLSPEGKSRRFAYPPNLYVVDGGAPQVNAASAVLEELGVTDVAVIGLAKRLEEVWVPSEPDPIILPRNSEGLYLLQRVRDEAHRFAIAYHRSKRSKRMTASVLDSVPGLGEHRRKALVTHFGSIARLKEASVDQITAVPGIGVATATAVLEALRPAQPEESV; via the coding sequence GTGCCCGATCCCGCCACGTATCGCCCCGCGCCGGGGTCCATCCCGCTCGAGCCGGGTGTCTACCGGTTCCGGGACCCGCACGGGCGAGTCATCTACGTCGGCAAGGCCAAGAGCCTGCGGAGCCGGCTGACGTCGTACTTCGCCGACGTCGCCGGCCTGCATCCGCGCACCCGGCAGATGGTGACCACCGCGGCCAAGGTCGAGTGGACGGTGGTCACCACCGAAGTCGAGGCGTTGCAGCTCGAATACAACTGGATCAAGGAGTTCGATCCGCGCTTCAACGTGCGCTACCGGGACGACAAGTCCTACCCGGTGCTGGCGGTCACCCTGGGCGAGGAGTTTCCGCGCCTGATGGTGTATCGCGGACCGCGGCGCAAGGGCGTGCGCTATTTCGGGCCGTACTCCCATGCCTGGGCCATCCGCGAGACGCTGGACCTGCTCACCCGGGTCTTCCCGGCACGCACCTGTTCGGGCGGGGTGTTCAAGCGGCACAAGCAGATTGACCGGCCATGCCTGCTCGGCTACATCGACAAGTGCGCGGCGCCGTGCATCGGCAGGGTCAGCGCCGAAGAACACCGCCGCATCGTGGACGACTTCTGCGACTTCCTGTCCGGGAAGACCGACCGGTTCGCCCGCGAGCTGGAGCAGCAGATGAACGCCGCGGCCGAGCGGCTCGACTTCGAGCGGGCCGCCCGGCTGCGGGACGATCTGTCCGCGCTGAAGCGGGCCATGGAGAAGCAGGCGGTGGTATTCGGCGACGGCACCGACGCCGACGTCATCGCCTTCGCCGACGACGAGCTGGAAGCCGCGGTGCAGGTGTTCCACGTCCGCGGCGGGAGGGTGCGGGGCCAGCGCGGCTGGATCGTCGAAAAGTCGGGCGACCCGAATGATTCCGGCGAGGAGCAGCTGGTGGAGCAGTTCCTGACCCAGTTCTACGGCGAGCAGGCCGAACTGGGTGGCGCCGCCGACGAAGCCGCCAACCCGGTGCCGCGCGAGGTGCTGGTGCCGTGCCTGCCGTCCAACGCCGAGCAGCTGTCCAGCTGGCTGGCCGGGCTGCGCGGCTCCCGGGTCAACCTGCGGGTGCCGCGCCGCGGCGACAAGAAGGCGCTGGCCGAAACCGTGCAGCGCAACGCCAAAGAAGCGCTGCAGCAACACAAGCTGAAAAGGGCCGGCGACTTCAACGCCAGATCCGCTGCGCTGCAGAACATCCAGGACGCCCTGGGCCTGGCGGACGCGCCGCTGCGCATCGAGTGTGTCGACGTCAGCCACGTGCAGGGCACCGACGTGGTGGCCTCGTTGGTGGTGTTCGAGGACGGGCTGCCCCGCAAGTCGGACTACCGCCACTTCGCGGTCCGGGAAGCGGCCGGGCAGGGCCGCTCCGACGACGTCGCCTCCATCGCCGAGGTGACCCGCCGCCGGTTCCTGCGCCACCTGAACGATCAGCAGGACCCGAATATGCTTTCGCCGGAAGGGAAATCGCGCCGATTCGCCTATCCGCCCAATCTGTACGTCGTCGACGGCGGGGCGCCGCAGGTCAACGCGGCCAGCGCCGTGCTCGAGGAGCTGGGTGTCACCGACGTGGCGGTGATCGGCCTGGCCAAGCGCCTGGAAGAGGTGTGGGTGCCGTCGGAGCCGGACCCGATCATCCTGCCGCGCAACAGCGAGGGCCTCTACCTGCTCCAGCGGGTCCGCGACGAGGCGCACCGGTTCGCCATCGCCTACCATCGCAGCAAGCGATCCAAGCGAATGACCGCATCGGTGCTGGATTCGGTGCCAGGATTGGGGGAGCACCGCCGCAAGGCGCTGGTAACGCATTTCGGATCCATCGCCCGCCTCAAGGAGGCCTCCGTCGATCAGATCACGGCCGTCCCGGGTATCGGCGTGGCCACCGCCACGGCCGTTCTCGAGGCGCTGCGGCCGGCGCAACCGGAGGAGTCGGTATGA